In the genome of Pelobacter seleniigenes DSM 18267, one region contains:
- a CDS encoding PTS sugar transporter subunit IIA: MNTSVKDAARLLSVSEKTIYRWIKQEVMPVYRVHEQYRFNRSELLEWATSRRMGIAAEAFLEPDTDDSPLPTLIESLESGGVVYRLDGTSRHEVLTKLVDELRLPEEVDRDYLLKVLKAREKLASTGIGDGIAIPHPRNPVLLHVTKPSVTLAFLENPVDFHALDKKPVHTLFCMISPTLRAHLHLLSKLSFALRDPGFRAAIDNQGSRDEIFSALRKLNETLLG; this comes from the coding sequence ATGAATACTTCCGTTAAAGACGCTGCCAGGCTTTTAAGTGTCTCAGAAAAAACGATTTATCGCTGGATCAAGCAAGAGGTCATGCCCGTTTACAGGGTTCATGAGCAATATCGCTTTAACCGCTCGGAATTGTTGGAATGGGCGACCTCAAGACGAATGGGGATCGCGGCTGAAGCTTTTCTTGAGCCAGATACGGATGACTCCCCATTGCCAACATTGATCGAATCTTTGGAATCTGGAGGGGTTGTTTATCGGCTGGACGGAACATCACGTCATGAAGTCCTGACAAAACTTGTTGACGAGTTAAGACTGCCGGAGGAGGTTGATCGGGATTATTTGCTTAAAGTGCTTAAAGCGCGTGAAAAACTCGCATCAACCGGCATCGGTGATGGTATCGCCATCCCCCACCCGCGTAATCCTGTCTTATTGCATGTAACGAAACCCAGCGTTACTCTGGCTTTTCTGGAAAATCCCGTTGATTTTCATGCTCTGGATAAGAAACCGGTTCACACGTTGTTTTGTATGATTTCACCCACCTTACGTGCGCATCTTCATCTGTTGTCCAAACTCAGCTTTGCACTACGCGATCCGGGTTTTAGGGCAGCAATAGACAATCAGGGCAGTCGAGATGAAATCTTTTCTGCTTTAAGGAAACTCAACGAAACCTTACTGGGTTGA
- the garR gene encoding 2-hydroxy-3-oxopropionate reductase, with translation MQQPARYLEENCVDWTESTKGNFKEQEKESMRIGFIGLGIMGKPMCKNLMKAGHKLVVMDLDVDKTDELVAMGAKVVMTPKAVAQNADIIIVILRNSPDVEAVVLGTDGIIDGVKAGSIVIDMTSIAPAVSKKVATELAKKDVEMLDAPVSGGEPKAIDGTLSIMVGGKKEVFDKCYGILKDMAASVVHTGSIGAGNITKLANQIIVALNIAAMSEALVLATKAGVEPELVFQAIRGGLAGSAVLDAKAPLVMERNFNPGMRIYHHMKDLGNVLQTSHEIGVPLPLTASVLEMMQAMKVEGLDHLDHAALICYYEKLAKVEVKR, from the coding sequence TTGCAACAGCCCGCTAGGTATCTTGAGGAAAATTGTGTAGACTGGACAGAATCTACAAAGGGGAATTTTAAAGAACAGGAGAAAGAATCGATGAGAATTGGATTTATCGGACTGGGAATCATGGGCAAGCCCATGTGCAAAAACCTGATGAAAGCCGGTCATAAACTGGTTGTTATGGATCTTGACGTCGACAAGACCGACGAACTGGTGGCGATGGGGGCGAAAGTGGTCATGACTCCCAAGGCTGTCGCCCAGAACGCTGATATCATTATTGTTATCCTGCGGAATTCGCCGGATGTCGAGGCTGTGGTCTTAGGGACGGACGGCATCATTGATGGTGTAAAAGCGGGCAGTATTGTCATTGACATGACTTCAATTGCCCCGGCAGTGAGTAAAAAAGTTGCGACAGAACTGGCCAAGAAAGATGTCGAAATGCTCGATGCTCCGGTCAGTGGCGGTGAACCGAAAGCCATTGACGGCACGCTGTCTATCATGGTCGGCGGCAAGAAAGAAGTCTTTGACAAGTGCTACGGCATTTTGAAAGACATGGCCGCCTCTGTTGTTCATACCGGCTCCATCGGCGCTGGAAATATTACCAAGCTGGCCAATCAGATTATCGTCGCCCTGAATATTGCCGCCATGTCTGAGGCACTGGTGCTGGCGACCAAGGCCGGGGTCGAGCCTGAGCTGGTTTTCCAGGCCATCCGTGGCGGCCTGGCCGGCAGTGCGGTGCTGGATGCCAAAGCTCCGCTGGTTATGGAGCGCAATTTCAACCCCGGAATGCGTATTTATCATCACATGAAGGATCTTGGCAACGTTCTGCAAACCTCCCATGAAATAGGGGTTCCGCTGCCGTTGACAGCTTCCGTCCTGGAGATGATGCAGGCCATGAAGGTTGAGGGGCTGGACCACCTCGATCATGCTGCGCTGATTTGTTATTACGAAAAACTCGCCAAGGTCGAAGTCAAACGTTAG
- a CDS encoding NADH:flavin oxidoreductase: MPGLFSKVNLGRLAVRNRIVRSATHEGMADSAGLPRPELLQLLTELAHGGTGTLISGHAFVLPEGRASRWQLGLAEEAQLPGVRQMAAAVHSSPTARFILQLAHAGARADLPLLDLPAKGPSAGACGVADAPAMDEEDIARTIAGFVSAAKRAQQAGCDGVQIHAAHGYLLSTFLSPLFNRRTDDWGGSTAKRARIVLDIVSGIRQVAGEHFPILMKMNAADFVAGGLQPAEMIEIAGMLEQAGLDAVEMSGGTPLSGKQNPIRVGDDSVWYRDAAEQFKKKLALPLILVGGIRNAASAEELVNQGICDAVALSRPLIRQPDLPDIWRNDAARSADCISCNRCMVPMRNGEGLYCPLLKKTQT, translated from the coding sequence ATGCCAGGCCTGTTTTCCAAAGTCAACCTTGGACGCCTTGCCGTTCGCAATCGAATTGTCCGCTCCGCCACCCACGAAGGGATGGCGGACAGCGCTGGCCTGCCACGCCCTGAACTGCTCCAGCTGCTGACCGAACTGGCCCATGGCGGAACCGGTACACTCATCTCCGGTCACGCTTTTGTGCTGCCTGAAGGTCGTGCCAGTCGCTGGCAACTGGGTCTGGCCGAAGAGGCTCAGCTGCCCGGGGTCCGCCAAATGGCCGCAGCAGTTCACAGTTCGCCCACTGCCCGTTTTATCCTCCAGCTCGCCCATGCCGGAGCAAGAGCGGACCTTCCGCTTCTTGACCTTCCGGCCAAAGGACCGTCCGCCGGTGCCTGCGGGGTTGCCGATGCTCCGGCAATGGACGAAGAGGATATCGCCCGGACTATCGCCGGCTTCGTCAGCGCGGCCAAACGCGCCCAGCAGGCGGGTTGTGACGGGGTGCAGATTCATGCCGCCCATGGCTACCTGCTCTCAACGTTTCTCTCACCCCTGTTTAATCGCCGGACCGATGACTGGGGCGGCAGCACGGCCAAACGCGCCAGGATAGTCCTCGACATCGTCAGCGGAATCCGCCAAGTTGCTGGAGAACACTTTCCGATCCTGATGAAGATGAATGCTGCGGATTTTGTTGCCGGAGGACTGCAACCCGCGGAAATGATCGAAATCGCCGGGATGCTGGAACAGGCAGGTCTTGACGCTGTGGAAATGAGTGGCGGCACTCCGTTGTCCGGGAAACAGAATCCGATTCGGGTCGGAGACGATTCCGTCTGGTACCGGGATGCGGCAGAACAATTTAAGAAAAAACTCGCTCTTCCGTTGATTCTGGTCGGAGGAATCCGTAATGCGGCCAGCGCAGAAGAACTAGTCAATCAGGGAATCTGCGATGCCGTTGCCTTGAGCCGGCCCCTCATCAGGCAACCGGACCTGCCTGACATCTGGCGCAATGATGCGGCCCGCAGTGCAGATTGTATTTCATGCAACCGCTGCATGGTGCCGATGAGAAATGGCGAGGGGCTGTACTGTCCGCTCCTGAAAAAGACCCAAACCTAG